The Rhopalosiphum maidis isolate BTI-1 chromosome 4, ASM367621v3, whole genome shotgun sequence region TGGACGGCccaaaaacaaatgtaaatcTAATAAGTAACACATTTCATCACGTGTCACTAAACTATAGGCTTGACCAACTTTTCCAGCTCGAGCACACCgccctataaaattataatgggcaatggttataatataataataaaaataaattttatatttgctgTTTACTTACCAACTCTGTGCACAAATAATTTAGACTTTGCTGGGAATGTGTAGTTAATAACTACATCCAACTGTGGAATATCTATACCACGTGCTGCTATATCAGTTGTTATGAGAGTTTTTACACTGCCAGTCTGAAATTTACTAGCATTTATTTTCCTGGCTGTTGGGTCCAAATCAGAATAAATGAATGTATTTGGTATATCTTGAAAATCCAGAAGCTAAAACATAGATGgacatgaaatattatttatgtaacaaGAATATACCTCAaagatattgaaataatttttcaagagAACTtactaaatgaatataatcaaCATGATGTTTGGTTGGAGCAAAAATTATAGTCATAGAATCTGGTTTGACCACATACTTCAAAAGGCATAAAAGAGCACCATCTCGTTCTTCAGGTCGTACATTTAGAAATCCTAATCCTAGTGTATCGGGTATTTTTGATTCCACATCCAatctaaagtttaaaaaatttaagacttaTACTTAAGACAATGTTAACAACATTCAAAAGGTTAAATGgttgaataaaatcaaatttttatcaatattacactaagaacaataaaaatcttaacCTTATGAGAACAGGATCAGAAAGTCCTGCTCGAGCAAATTGAACTAAAACTTTTGGCAAAGTAGCTGAAAAAAGTAAAGTTTGTCGAGTCTCTGGTAGACGAGCAATAATTTCTGTTAATTGTTCACCGAAACCCATTTCGAAAAGcctaaaaaacaacaatatattggctataatatagtaaatcgattaaataaataggaaaCTGAATTGAGTAACTTACCTATCTGCTTCATCAAAAACAACATATTGAATATATGGCAACTTCAAAGACATTTCTACACATAAATGCAAAAATCGACCCGGAGTAGCTACAATAATATCTGGAGCACTGTGCATTATACTAAACTGGGCCTCCATTGGATCACCTCCTAATATAACGGCTGATTTCAAATTAGTAAACTTTcctatttcttttaaaaacttcaatgtctgaaatcatattaattttataaattaattttttttgtaaatgaaCATTACAAagttttgttcatttatattgatatactataaatgtattcactTACAAAAATCATACAGGCTTTACTATTTAGATTAAAGTAGTAatttaacgtaatattattaggtacttagccacatttattagttattattatattaatttattttttgatgagagttattatataagaacacagttattaattaattttacaaacatcAAGTAATTCAATACATAACATTGATTAACTAATGAATGTTTAAACGTTAATGGAATGATGgaaccacaaaaaaatattatggaatacttctttcaaacaatttaaagaagTATCAGGTACAtactatcaaattaatttcaaacacATTTAATTCATCGACTTCTAGTGCTATTcaatatataagataaaatacacacataaagctacaaatatagttaaattagttaggtagttttaattttttttttttataatgtctaTATGTGTTGGATACtaaggattttaaaatattgtattctccagtaattaaaattaaatttttaaaaaatattacctgaACAGCAAGTTCTCGAGTTGGTGATAAAATTAAAGCCCGTATTCCTCTGTGTCCATTTACAGTGTGCTGAgtcaatttttcaaacattggTATCAAAAAACAAGCTGTTTTACCACTACCGGTCCGAGCCATAGCTACAACATCACGGTTTTCCAAAGCAATAGGGATTgtctaaaagaaaaacaataatgtcaagaaatgcaaataaataatgtcaagaataacatagttttaaatttggccATACTTTTCTCTGTATAGGAGTGGGTACTTTGTAACCCCTTTTGAGTACTCCTTTTAGCACAGGGAAACTCAATCCCATGGCTTGGAAACCTCCAGATCTTTTGCCAGTTTTTTGTTTGACCTCTGGTTTTAATGTGGCTATATCATTAAAGCCAATTAACGTTTCTTCCTCCATTTTTCCAATCTgaattcaaatgaaaaaacacattatattaagtaGTTAACAGTTATCATCAAGCTACAATATTAAACGAATATACTCACTcgaataaagaaataattaagaaatcaCGATCCtcagaaatatttttggctatattcgatattataatgattaatattacgcTATGGCCTACGAATATTGTTGTTACTTGTTTCCTAAACCACGTGccctttgataataatattattgatatagagCACGAGATTAAGATATCTCAATTCGTGATATAAAGATATcttaatcttatatttattatctgttatcagtaaattaatttgaaggTGGACCTTATTTGAATAGCACTCATTTTATAAGTCGGTGGTTGGTActcgtcatattataatataaatattatctattattgtgCCACACATGAGCCGTAAGCTCATGTAAACATTAGATAAGATGAGATTTGAATTCTAAATTCTTATACATTGACAACTTAACTGACTGTACAGTAGTACAGTACTCAGTAAAACACTTAAAGTACCATGAAACTTACAAAATGCAAAATGCggatactaaataattatatttcattaaataaactcTCCAAAGTCTCAGTAATTCTCTTTAAAgcctaaatgtattattaatttaattcatattaattaatgatcgtgtttgtattttacaattaggTAATagttagtaggtatttaatattaatatgttataatatatttactcattattacttatgtgtaatgagttt contains the following coding sequences:
- the LOC113548180 gene encoding ATP-dependent RNA helicase DDX54-like; amino-acid sequence: MEEETLIGFNDIATLKPEVKQKTGKRSGGFQAMGLSFPVLKGVLKRGYKVPTPIQRKTIPIALENRDVVAMARTGSGKTACFLIPMFEKLTQHTVNGHRGIRALILSPTRELAVQTLKFLKEIGKFTNLKSAVILGGDPMEAQFSIMHSAPDIIVATPGRFLHLCVEMSLKLPYIQYVVFDEADRLFEMGFGEQLTEIIARLPETRQTLLFSATLPKVLVQFARAGLSDPVLIRLDVESKIPDTLGLGFLNVRPEERDGALLCLLKYVVKPDSMTIIFAPTKHHVDYIHLLLDFQDIPNTFIYSDLDPTARKINASKFQTGSVKTLITTDIAARGIDIPQLDVVINYTFPAKSKLFVHRVGRCARAGKVGQAYSLVTRDEMCYLLDLHLFLGRPFSPVLETPKSEDDTDGLFGIVPQLLLEEELGQLTNWYTSSIDVINSLKTCTNGYKNYIKSRPGASVDSVRRAKKIDLTVIAEHPMFQKIIAADMGRIDFVSRIKNFRPETTVFEMGQSTNSIPLLQMKLLRERNMPSVINYHRKKREQLSDPEGVRLKKVDLPSSNQTEIQETFNDIITQRPRVTGQKKKKNLKKTKQPKQPVKSEHFIPYQPADCYTEEGLAVDNLKSSEGILDLMGDSEQSLAKQNSNKRKWDPVSHKYVSKQSLEKNQVKKIKSESGHWIPITYKSDRYEKWQEKSKLKNSAAEGNDEEEQKKIAPLFRFKLDTRWGRHNAKLREQQSEHRLKLDTKHILKQRIIKEHRRKKNGRKPVKKDKIRKKSAKFNKF